The sequence below is a genomic window from Plutella xylostella chromosome 14, ilPluXylo3.1, whole genome shotgun sequence.
TGTGTATGGGgagcagatattttttttcaagaataacaaaagttgttcagaatgaagagctctgtaacatacttccggatatgcaCCTACGAAAGACTCACCGCCAAATCCTACGCAATGGATATCAGATAAGGAGAAGTAATTCAAATTTGACTCAGCTAAAGAACTTTAACGATAAAAGGTACTTATGTGATAAagggaaataaaaaaaattaccaattattatattttcagttcATTTCTTTATTCTCTCTTGAGTTTTAAAGCAAATagttttaaattcaaaatctTACAaactttacctacttacattattaaaatgatcAAACATGTCATACAATTAACATTGAAACCGATTCAAGGTAGGTACTCAAATTAACAATATCAAAATAACTCAAAAATTCAGTGCActgaataaatgtatttctttCATACTTTCTTTGTTTCTTCTTTCTTAATTTTAGAATCGCTCCCATATCtcagttattaaaattattatatatgaaGGTAGTAGTGGCAGATATTCaatgtaaattgtaaaaaaggtaaattaaaatatatacaaaaaaattacaaacgtTAACTTActacacaaatatatttaattgaaaaaacTATTCCATTGATGGGCATTTATtcatcataaaattaataaaacagtatctttatattgcataatattaggtactatATTTTAGGCCAAGTTTAAAACATAGTAGGGGTCCAGTAAAAACATGTAGTAtagttaaaactttttaacgATTTCACATTTTACACAAACTTCCCTTATTAAGGCGGCATAGTGTGAgagttttatattatttacaaaagtcaCCATAATTCGTATACTATCTACGAGTAATTCTTTCAGTCCTATGTTTGAAGTAAAGCAAAAAAGCAAAACATCGTTGTGGTTTGACTAATGGAACTCAGACTGACTACATGACTATTTACACTGaattgcaaaaataaaaactataaatatttttaatttattcagGAAGTCAGTCTGGTAAACTAGGTAATatggtaaaatatattttatccaTTTGAATTCCATAAAGTACTaaacgaataaaatattaacaaagttTTATTCGCTTAAAAACTATAATCGCATTAACACATAGTGAGAGATTAACAAACAACATCTAATAAatcattcaaatattttaacacaaatatttttattccattGATATGttacattatacctaattgATATTTATCCATGCAACATCGGCCTGTAAATTGTGTGTAAACACATTTGACTTTGattaataaagtacctacacaaatatgaaataacgtATCATTAAAATGCTATTGGCAAACCGATTCATAGAGCATTCGAGattcattaataattaatcCGTTAATAATAACTGTTAGCAAAATCCTTAAACACCTAGagtttttataaaactatGATAAAATTTCTTATACTAAGATTCATAGCGCGGTGAATTCCGTTGAGAAAGTGGACAGACATATTGGTACTTGGGGAGGCTTCACTGCGACCTGGTCGTTGGACCCTGGCAGGGACCACACTGAGCTGCCAGCAGCCGTGATCCGAGGACCCATGTTGTCATAGTCAGATTTAAGAAAACAAGTCCTACTCCTCCTAGGCAAGGTCGCTCCACCTCCAAGAAGATCGGGATACTCATCGTTATGACCCTTCACTTGCactgatataaaaatattcccGTAAGGGGCAGGAAACGAGAATTCTGCCGGCGGCGGAGGAAACCCTCCATGGGGTTCTATCGTGATCTGCATCGGCTCCAAACACCTCTGCGTATCCTCACTCTCTAAAGACATTGAGCGGTCTAGCATCTCAAAGCCGTAAGAAGACCCTAACTCAGCACTAGTCCTATCACAGCTAACGGCTAAAGAAGTATCTAGAAGCTTCTTCTCCTGGTCCGTGAAACTCCTGCTGGGCGGGACTCTCCGGCGTCTGGTCTTCCAACAGAAGCATGCCGCCAAGAACCCCATCCCTGTCATGCCTAATATAGAGCCGGCAACAGCAAAAAATGCGGAATAGTCTGGAGCCACACGCGCCTTGGCGATTCTGGCTTTTGGTAGCACTAGAGTCAGGTAAACTTTGGCTATTCCCACGGAACTTTtcgctttacatgcccattcACCGGCTAAATCACTAGTCACATTGTTTATCGTCACATTCAACCACTGCGcacttttgtttataaaatcgTCATTGTACTCGTCGTAATGTTCGATGGTATGTCGATGCACAATAATTTCACTGTTTTTGTATGTCTCGTTCAACACTTCTACACTATGAAAGAACCAGTCTATCTCAGGCTTGGGGTCGCCACGAGCAAAACATCCGAAGGATATGTCCGCTCCCGCCTCAGTCCGTATGACGGTTGGACTGGATATAGCTTCTGGCGGACACACCATCTCATCTCCTCTTACACTTCTCCATGAACTATGAGCGTTAGTCTCCGGCCCACCACACGTAACTTCTTCGTTTCCTACATTACTATTCAGGAACCACTCGTGAAACTCTCTTAGTCTACAATCACAGTACCAGGGGTTCTCTGAAAGCGTTAAAGTCTTCAAAAGAGGCAAATTAAAAGTGTCATGGTGTAGATATGACAACAAATTCTGATGAACATGTATAGTTTCTAATGCTCGTAAGTGTACAAAAGCCCACGGGTGTATTTTCCGGAGCCGACAGCGCGCCAGTTCCAGTCGTTTCAAATGTTGCAAGGGCGGAAACTGTTCCACCACTAATGAGTTCAAAGGGTTATCATTTAGTACTAACAGTCTCAGCCGGTCGTTTCCCCTGAAGGTATCGGGCGATAATTGGAACAGGTCGTTTTGCGAGAGGTCCAATTCAATAAGTATCCGGAGCTCCCTAAAAGCGTCAGGGTGTACGGAGCGTAGACTCGTTGAGCTCAAATTGAGTCGTTGCAGGTTTAATAGCTCAATTTTGGCGAAAGCGTC
It includes:
- the LOC105389208 gene encoding leucine-rich repeat-containing protein 24-like, with translation MGMRALWFGTCWLILTLCVSGSGSDWLSCAQIAVCTCKWSSGKKTASCVSGNLEQLPRLSADIQVLDLHGNPLKTLEEDAFAKIELLNLQRLNLSSTSLRSVHPDAFRELRILIELDLSQNDLFQLSPDTFRGNDRLRLLVLNDNPLNSLVVEQFPPLQHLKRLELARCRLRKIHPWAFVHLRALETIHVHQNLLSYLHHDTFNLPLLKTLTLSENPWYCDCRLREFHEWFLNSNVGNEEVTCGGPETNAHSSWRSVRGDEMVCPPEAISSPTVIRTEAGADISFGCFARGDPKPEIDWFFHSVEVLNETYKNSEIIVHRHTIEHYDEYNDDFINKSAQWLNVTINNVTSDLAGEWACKAKSSVGIAKVYLTLVLPKARIAKARVAPDYSAFFAVAGSILGMTGMGFLAACFCWKTRRRRVPPSRSFTDQEKKLLDTSLAVSCDRTSAELGSSYGFEMLDRSMSLESEDTQRCLEPMQITIEPHGGFPPPPAEFSFPAPYGNIFISVQVKGHNDEYPDLLGGGATLPRRSRTCFLKSDYDNMGPRITAAGSSVWSLPGSNDQVAVKPPQVPICLSTFSTEFTAL